GCCTTTTTGCCGCAGTCCATCGAGCACCCGGGCCAACGCATCATAATTCCACTCGCGAAAACCACGCTCAGGCATATGTAAAAGCACAATCGACCCATCTTCTACGTAGCGAAGAATGAAATCTGCCAGATAGCGCGCATCGGGTATATGGGGATCATTGGCGTAGCAGTCGACCATGATGTTGATCAGGCCATATCTTTCGAGCACACGCTTCATGACAGCGCTTAATTTGCCGTGGGGAGCCCGAAACCAAGGGGTCCGAAAACCTTGAAGCGCCTCAATCGACTCACCGGTCTTCTCAAGGGCTGCCTCAAAACCGAACTCTGACATTTTATCGTAAGGCTTATCGGCAACGCAGTGATTTCCCATTTCATGGCCATCGCTTAAAAGCTCTTTAATCGACGGGTCATCGATGAACCGAAAACCTTGGAGCATGGCGAAGAAAGTTGCCTTGGCCTCGGTACGTTGCAGCAGGGCGCGAACATCTCCCATCATCGAAGACGGCGCTCTATCCGGCGAGCAAAAAGCATCATCAATGGTGAGGCCAACATAGCCCTGAACACCTGGATGTTTCTTCACATCGAAAAAACTAATGGAGGGTGCTGGAAACAAAGCCTTCATAATCCGGCGCGGACCGATACGGCCCTGGAGTGACCAGATTGCTTTACGCATGCGAAGCGCTCGCCCAGAAACGTCTTCTGGAACAAATGGGTTCATTGCCGCTGCCATCAGAGTCTAAAAGTATGACAGCCCGAGCATGCAGCGCAACAGATTCCAGCCTTAAACGAGAGCACCCTCACTTTTAGCATCTAAATCAATCTTGTCACCGTGCATCCCAAGAGCATTAACCATCAAGTTTTCTCGGCCAGCCAAACTGGTCAAGGCTAGAATGGTCGGCATAAATCTAAAACGGTGCGTGCGGCCAAGCTCAACAAAAAATCTTCGCTGTGCATCTTCGCTCGCATCGGCCGCCAGGGAATCTTTGTGCAGCATAAAACTTTGAGCTGCCTCCAGGGCGTCGATATCGACAAAAAGGTCGCGTCCCGTAAGTGCTGTGTACTGGCGCGAGACATAATCATCGCTCACCATGATTGCTCCCGGCTCACCGCTCATGGCGTCTTGTAGGTCTCGGTATTCACCGGCATACTCCAAAGCCGTTTCAAATTCTTGCGCCGACAGGTTTTCAAGACCTTCAAGTCTTGGATTGAATTTGGCACAACCACGAAAAATAGCTCGTCTTGCCTCATCTGAAGAGCTGCGCACCACCTGCTCCACGCCGTCTTGTGAGAAATACAGATCTGCATCCACCTGGGTATTGTCATCAGAGGTGAACCAACGAAAGATATTCCACGAATCATCTACTTCATGGCGCGTAGCGTGTTCATAATCGACGTTTAAAGCCTTCGCGAACCGAAAGAGGCTATCAACCTCGTCATCATGAGTGACGCGATCCTCGTTTGAGTAAAGTAGGTTGTAGAAAGTGGTCTCGCTTTTTGTTTGCGTATCGTATGCTGTAACCGCACCCCATTTAATATTCTCATAACCACTTATGAAATTACCACCGGTCATCGAGAGTTCATGGCCGCGCACAAGCTCAACCACCTCACCATCACGCCTCACTTCTTTCATCCGTTCTGCTTCTAAAGCCCGGGAAAGTAAAATCTTATATCCAGCTACATCAAAATTAGTCTTGGAGTCATACTCGCTTAGGTTGTCTGTACTCCGATAAGACTCGACAAAATGACCAGGCCCTTGGCTTAGAGCTTCCGCATGATCGAGATTTAAAGTCAGCAGAGAGTGATAAGCATTGAGTCCTGTCTCACTTTGAGTATCCACCACAAATCGGGCTAGCTGATTCGATGCGTGGTGGTTTGAGTTATTAAAAGCTAACGCCGTCTTCTCGTGAGCTGACCACCAAGCCTTAAGTTTCTTTTCGCCTTGTTTCGTAGCAACCGCACCAAGATTATCGTCTCCCCATTTTTTGAGCGCTTCTTCTTGATAATTTAAGGATGCCTGAAGAGATGCGGCCAAAGTTGTTTTTTGCTGAGTGTCTTGTTCAACAGTCACTTCCAATCGGCCCACACCGGGCAACCGTTTGATTCGTACTTTTATATTTCCCTGCCACGTTCCGGATGCGCCCGCTTCGGCCCGGACACCCGACTTTAAGACTTCTCCAATCTTCGTGGCGTGTGCTTTCAAGCCGCCTTGACCGGATAGTTTTGCATGGCCCACAATTTCAAACTCAGCGCCTGGCTCCATTGCCAGGAGTTCGCTTTGAGTCGTTGGCAGCACCAAGCTACCAGCGGTGATGTGGGCGGATAGGTCGTCAGCGAGCTTAGCACTGATGGGCGTTACAACGCGGTAAGAAAGCAGACCCTCACCACTGAAGCCAAAGTCGCCCTGAGCAACCCACTGCATGGGGAATTTTGCGCCAGACTTCGCGCCCACCTCCAACACTCCTTTGACGTCCAGCCAAGCGACACTCGAGCCATCTTGACTTAAGCGTTCGGTGGTCTGCCTGCGAATGGGGTCGTCTTGAATAGCTTTGGACTCAGCCTTCATCAGTTTCTCTTCAAGCTTTACCGCCGTGGTTAGATATTCACCAATTTGTACTTTCTGTTTCCAAGCATGTGGCTTGAAGAGTTCACCGGTTATTTCGCTGGGTGTTATGCTAAAATTTTCAGGGCTGCGTGCATAGCTTGCGCCCGCTGCTCCCAAAAGAGTACCCGCCACCGCCCAGCCCGGGATCCGATAGGAACTTGAATCGGGGTTTGGTGAAGTTGGTAATCCCGGCAGCGCGGTCGCTGTACTTCGCACTCGGCCGGCCACATAGGCATCGTCTACAAAATACCGCGGTGATGGGGATACCGGCACTGCCCTGGGTGGTAAACGCGTTGATAAATCAGTGAATCGCGGCATGTGGGAGACCGGAAAACCGGCACGCAAAGGTATCGATGGCATAGTAAGCCTCCAATATTGTCTATTGATATTCGTAGTGTTGAGAGCCCCAAACCAAAAGGAAAGAGGCTTTCAATCATTATCGTCTTAAAAAAAAAGAAGTTGCTAAACAATCTCTAAGAAGGGTTTGCCAGACAAAGAGAGATCTCCAAACAGGCCTTTGGACTCGGCTGGGAGTAAATAGTGATATCCTGGGATCTATCTGAACCCTCTTTGATCTCGCGCCAGATCTCACTCGGCAATGCGACCGGTCGTTTAAAGTAGCCCATCATTTGCATTGGCCCCGGCTCAGACCGGGAGGCAGGCTCATGGACGGCCCAAGCAAAAGTCCACATGCCGTGAATAATCGCTCGCTTAAACCCAAACGGTTTAGCCATCCAGGCCCGCTGGTGAATCGGATTGTAATCACCGGCTATGCGCGCGTAACGCCTACCCAAATCTTCGGGTACCGAGATGGTATCGCCTGGTTGAGCATTTAAGTTCGGCGGGGCAATAGGTGAAGATGCTCGAGCGGTGCTTGAAGTTTTTTTCTGCTTCATCACGAGTGCTGTAGCCACCGACTCCCAGACCAGTCTCGTGTCTTGAAAAACGCGGGTACTTATATCGAAGAGGCGGCCGCGGCGATGGGGGTGCCAATTCTCTAAGCAGACCCGAACGTCAAATGGGCCATCATCCACACGCAATGGTTTGAGGACATCAATGCGATTACTCACATGAACAATACCCATCGGGTTGTAGGGAAAGCAGCGGTGCGCCAGTACCTCGAGGTGGGTACCGGCCAATGCCACCTGTGGATAGGTCGGTGGCAGTATCTCTGAGTGTCGCCAACCCGGGCAGATCTCTAAGAAACTTTCTAAGTGCGCTCGTTCTGGCTGCCAAACCTCATCGAGAACTATCGGAAGGGGCACCTCGTCGTCGGCAACTTTAACCCGGTCCCAGCGAAGCATCTTCGCGTGTGACACTATTTTAGACCAAGTTTTCGTCATCGATTTTTATCCAACTCAATCAGCCCTTAGAACGCGGAGCATTTGTTGTACCAACCCCTTGGGCCAGAGTACACTTTAGCCATGATTCAATCACGAAGCATTTCACTTTTCTTCATTTTACTAAGCCTTACTTTCTTGGGCCTCCTTGCTGGATGCAATTCCCAGCCGGAGCTTACGCCCGAGCAAAAACATCAAGCGAAAATGAAGAATGAGCGCGACCAATTTGAGAAGATGCAGGCCTGGGTCGACGAGAGTTCGAAACGAGAAAAAAGAGCCAGTACCCTTCAAGGGTTTTTGAAAAAAGATTTATGCAAGGCACTCACCCTGGGTCAGCGGTTTGATAAACTCAAAACGCAAGAGACGGTCTCACATAACCTAAGCGCCCACCCCCAATTGCCGCTTGGACAACCAGAACAACCGATGGGAATTAAGCACCTGAATACAGGAGTGGTTGCCTCGGTGAGTGCGAAAGAATTTACCGGCGCGCTTCGCGACCACTTTAAGATGTTTGGTTTGATAAAGATCTGTGATGTCCACACTCACTTCTATGAACCTCAAGGCGCACAGGAAGTCATCCAGACGACTCTTAATTTGTCGGGCTTTGATATTCTTGGCCATGTACTTGAAGAGCACCTTACACTCGAGCTTGCTTTCGATTCGAAAAACAACCTCAATCGCTTCCAAATCCTGGAGGGTTATCTTGTAGATAGCCCGCAAGAGCTTTTTAGCGACATCACGGAGTCCATTGTTGGCAGCGGGAAATTTGATGAAGAGGGGTTTTCTCCTTTAAAACTTGGCGCTGCCGGTAACCTGGACTTTGGCGGCTTAAGCACCGTAGACGTGAACCGCGATGGATTACTCGATATCTATGTGGCCCGAAGCGGTCCCAATCTTCTCTATATGCAAAACCCAGATGGGAGCTTTTCTGAAGAAGCAAGCAAGCTGGGTGTGGCCGACGCAGGAAACAGCCGAGGCGTTGTGTTTGCGGACTTTGACGGCGATGGGGATTTAGACCTGCTCGTTGCCAATATGACACTCACCCCGGAAACGGCTTGGCCAGTGCAGTCTTATCGCCAAGGAGAAGATGGTATCTTCGTACGCAACACCATCGAGGCATTTCAGGGTAAGTCCTTCGTGTCTCAATATACCCATATCGCGGTGATAGATGTTGATGGCGATAAGGATCTCGACGCGTTCATTGGCGGTTATGGAAACTCTATGAAAGAGCCTGCCAACCACATTGTAGAGGCAAACAATGGCCGTGAGAACCTGCTTCTCATCAACAATGGGAAAGGCGTGTTTAGCGAGGAGGCTCAAACGAGAGGCCTTGGCGGAACCGACTGGAGCTACGCAGCGGCATTTGCGGATGTAAATGGCGACAACGCGCCTGACCTCTATGTAGCCAACGACTGGGGCATCAACCGGTTTTATATTAACGATGGTCAAGGAACCTTTAGAGAGTCTGCCAGCGAGTACAATCTGGCCCACCCGGGCGCGGGGATGGGCGTGATTTGGACCGATGTGGATGGCAACGGAGCACTGGACCTTTATGTATCCAATATGTTCTCCAATGCAGGAAACCGCATCGTCCCTTTTGCTGAGCGTCAGTCTCCCGAAGTGAAAAATGCTTTGCTCGCATCAGCTGGCGGGAACAATCTTTTTCTAAACCCCAAACCGGGCGCGCAAAACGATGCAACAAGTGCCTACCAGCTTCGCGATGGCGGCTGGGCGTGGGGCGCCATTGCTTTTGATTACGATTTAGATGGCGACGAGGACATCTACCAAACCAACGGCTACTACACGGGCACCCGAACCAAAGATTTGTGAAGCCTTTACTGGCGGCAGGTTGTCGTCCGAATCCCGCAAAAATCTGGTGAAAAAGTAGACATCGATGCGCTCGCTCCCAAAGAGGACAGGCTCTTTCGAAAAGACAAAGACTATAAATATTTCTTTGGCGGCGGCTCTCAGCGAACCGGCGGCGATCAGGCTCAAAGCTTTTCCGGAAGAGAAATCAACCGGCTCTTTACCCGCGAACAAGACAGATTCATCTACACTCATTTTGCGGCAGGGTTGGGTTTTAATTTTGACGCCCGCACCGTGGTGGCGGCCGACTTCGATAGAGATGGTGACCCCGATCTTGTAATTCGCAATTTACAAACACAAAGCCTTCAAGTGCTGCGCAACGATTTAAAAACCAGTCGCGGGGCGCTCACCGTGAAGCTTAAGCAAAAAGGTCAAAACCCGGATGCCATTGGATCCTTGGTCACCCTTCAATGTGGTACGAAGCAGCAAGTGCGCCAGATCACGGCCGGCCACTCCTTCTTGGCACAAAGCCCCTTTGAGGCTCAGTTTGGTTTAGGCGAGTGCAGCTCTCCCATTACGGTTTCAGTAAAATGGCCAAGTGGCATAGGCGTAACCTACCAAGGCATTGAAGCGAACCAGCTTGTGACCATCGACCGCGATTCCGGGCCCACGAGCACGCCGCTTAACCGTTCTGAGCCGCTTGTAAGTACACTTGTCGATCAGGCCAAGCACATGACCTTTAAACGCCCTGCCGGCAAAGATGAGGCGCTCGTAAGAGTGGGTGATAAGAGAAAAGTCATCGTCAACATCTGGGCGCCCTGGTGCACCGCTTGTAAAAAAGAAATCCCCGCTCTCAAAACCTGGGCAAAGGCCAATGAGAAAACACACCGTGTCATCTACATGTCGTTTCAAATGGACGAGCTAGAGGTTGTGCAAACCACTGCTAAAACTCTTGGCATCGATACCGTGATTGGAACGCCGGAGTTTTTTGAACGCTACTTACCTGAATCGGCCGTGGAGATTCCGGTCAGCCTGGTGTTAAGTTCACAAGGCGCACCTTTAAGGCAGTTCTTCGGAGCCAACTTTGATTGGTCCGGTCTTCAGTAAAAGCTAAGTCCATCCGTCAGGTCAGTGTTTAGTCACGCAATCCAACTTAACATTTATGCTTACACTCGGCGCCAGTTGCCTTCTGCCAACCCTCGATAGAAGCCCGCCTTAGAGTGTCGGTGCTTTGAACATCCTGCCTCGCTAAAAAACCAAAAGTCCCGCCGAGGTGACCTTCGTCATTCCCGGCGGGGCGCTGGCTAAGCTCTCATGCGGAGAGTGGTCTATTGGTTCAAACTAACTTCTTATGGTTGAGCACAGTGAGTTTGGTCAGAACCTTTGCTGCTTGCGCTGATGCCCATTGGGTCAGCCAAGTCGTATTCTTGATTCTCACCGCTGTACCTGTTCCAGAATCGCTGTCCCCAGCGAAACGTACGTTCCAAAAATAAGTGCTCGCTGAAATCTTAGAACGATAAATAAAGTTCAATCTTCACAAGCCCCTAGGGGGCACGCACTGGCTCAGCGGCTTTTAAATGCGAAGATTTTGACTCATGGGAAAAGTGACATTTGGACCAAACGAATAGGAATTATGAATCGGTCGGGTCAAAACTCTCTTCTCAACCTGAGACAAATCGATGACTCTCGCATTAAAATGACTTACGAAAGAGTCTCATCAAAAACAAAAAAGCGCATACAAATGATGCGCTCCTACCCAAAAACCAAAAGCCCCGCCGGGGTGACTTTCGTCATTCCCGGCGGGGCGCTGGCTAACCTAAGCTCTCATATGGAGAGTGGCTCTATTTGTTCAAACTAACTTCTTATTGTTGAGCACAGTGAGTCTGGTCAGAACCTTTGCTACTTGCGCTGATACCCATTGGGTCAGCAATGTAGTGTTCCTGATTCTCACCTGCATACTTGTTCCAGTATCGGTGTCCCCAGCGATATGAAGTGCTTCGGCAGCTGCCCCACCAGTTACGGCTGGTACATACTGTGTCACGTCCCAAACAAGGCCATGGTGTGTAGCCCCAGAATGTTACGCCAATCGCTGCGTTCGACAACCAGTGAACTGAAGAGCTCGACGAGTCATAGATTTTCTTATCGCAACCGCAAAGAAGTGTTGATGATGTATGACCTACTTGGCCTCTGTTATCGCAGTGATCGTGTCGACGACAGGCTGCATCGTTACAGTGCGCTGGAGGCACGTTATCAGTGTGTAAATCACCAGGTCCACACCAGTTGGTTCCTGGGCAAGAGAAGAGACCGTTATCGGTATAATACTGGCTGTTCTCAGGTGGTTGAATCACTGTGATTTGTGCATAGCAGGTGTCGTCTACATCTGGACGGCCTTCTTCCGAGCAACCTTCGGTCTTTTCACCGGTGTCACACTCGAACTGCGAAACTAGGTTTTGGAGTTCCCAGTCGGCACAAACTTCAAATGCCACTTCACATGCCATCAGTTCGTCTGAGTTAAGGATTGTAGATAGTGCATAATCGCAGCGGTCGTTCAGGTCGACGCGGTCAATTTCTGGAGCTTCTTCTCCAGAACAACCGATTAGACCAAAACTGCCTGCTAAACACACAGTTAAAAATAATGTTGAGATACGTTTCATGGCTGCTCCCCCTTGTAAAATATGAGTGCCAGTTCGCTCAGCACTTAAAAGGTAAGCAACGTACGTGCCAAAGAGGGGTGCTAAATCACGAGAAGATAAAGCCTCCATTTATCGTAATATATTCAACCACTTATATAGGTCGCGCTTGTTTCCGAAGATTTTCAAAAATTCAACTTCATTATTAAAATGAAATTTGGTTGAAAAGAGAACGAATTATGAATCAAAAAATTCATAATATTGGTAACTTTGAGTCATATTCTT
The sequence above is a segment of the Deltaproteobacteria bacterium genome. Coding sequences within it:
- a CDS encoding VCBS repeat-containing protein, with product MYQPLGPEYTLAMIQSRSISLFFILLSLTFLGLLAGCNSQPELTPEQKHQAKMKNERDQFEKMQAWVDESSKREKRASTLQGFLKKDLCKALTLGQRFDKLKTQETVSHNLSAHPQLPLGQPEQPMGIKHLNTGVVASVSAKEFTGALRDHFKMFGLIKICDVHTHFYEPQGAQEVIQTTLNLSGFDILGHVLEEHLTLELAFDSKNNLNRFQILEGYLVDSPQELFSDITESIVGSGKFDEEGFSPLKLGAAGNLDFGGLSTVDVNRDGLLDIYVARSGPNLLYMQNPDGSFSEEASKLGVADAGNSRGVVFADFDGDGDLDLLVANMTLTPETAWPVQSYRQGEDGIFVRNTIEAFQGKSFVSQYTHIAVIDVDGDKDLDAFIGGYGNSMKEPANHIVEANNGRENLLLINNGKGVFSEEAQTRGLGGTDWSYAAAFADVNGDNAPDLYVANDWGINRFYINDGQGTFRESASEYNLAHPGAGMGVIWTDVDGNGALDLYVSNMFSNAGNRIVPFAERQSPEVKNALLASAGGNNLFLNPKPGAQNDATSAYQLRDGGWAWGAIAFDYDLDGDEDIYQTNGYYTGTRTKDL
- a CDS encoding polysaccharide deacetylase family protein, translated to MNPFVPEDVSGRALRMRKAIWSLQGRIGPRRIMKALFPAPSISFFDVKKHPGVQGYVGLTIDDAFCSPDRAPSSMMGDVRALLQRTEAKATFFAMLQGFRFIDDPSIKELLSDGHEMGNHCVADKPYDKMSEFGFEAALEKTGESIEALQGFRTPWFRAPHGKLSAVMKRVLERYGLINIMVDCYANDPHIPDARYLADFILRYVEDGSIVLLHMPERGFREWNYDALARVLDGLRQKGLKPVTISELYGRAAA
- a CDS encoding redoxin domain-containing protein, which produces MGFNFDARTVVAADFDRDGDPDLVIRNLQTQSLQVLRNDLKTSRGALTVKLKQKGQNPDAIGSLVTLQCGTKQQVRQITAGHSFLAQSPFEAQFGLGECSSPITVSVKWPSGIGVTYQGIEANQLVTIDRDSGPTSTPLNRSEPLVSTLVDQAKHMTFKRPAGKDEALVRVGDKRKVIVNIWAPWCTACKKEIPALKTWAKANEKTHRVIYMSFQMDELEVVQTTAKTLGIDTVIGTPEFFERYLPESAVEIPVSLVLSSQGAPLRQFFGANFDWSGLQ